One genomic region from Rattus norvegicus strain BN/NHsdMcwi chromosome 10, GRCr8, whole genome shotgun sequence encodes:
- the Mllt6 gene encoding protein AF-17 isoform X5 yields MKEMVGGCCVCSDERGWAENPLVYCDGHACSVAVHQACYGIVQVPTGPWFCRKCESQERAARVRCELCPHKDGALKRTDNGGWAHVVCALYIPEVQFANVLTMEPIVLQYVPHDRFNKTCYICEEQGRESKAASGACMTCNRHGCRQAFHVTCAQMAGLLCEEEVLEVDNVKYCGYCKYHFSKMKTSRHSSGGGGGAGGGGSGGSGSGTSGGGGGTGGGGSSNSFLSGRRSRSASPSTQQEKHPTHHEKGQKKSRKDKERLKQKHKKRPESPPSILAPPVVPTADKVSATTSSHHEASTQETSESSRDSKGRKSSSHSLSHKGKKLGSGKGVSSFTSASSSSSSSSSSSSSGGPFQPAGSSLQSSPDFAAFPKLEQPEDDKYSKPPAPTPPAPPSPTIPEPPKADLFEQKVVFSGFGPIMRFTTTTSSSSRARAPSPGDYKSPHVSGSGTSAGSHKRMPALSATLGPAEEAPETTLKEKKHKASKRSRHGPGRPKGSRGKEGATGPTASLPAAQLAGFTATAASPFSGGSLVSSGLGGLAPRTFGPSGSLPSLSLESPLLGAGIYTSNKDPISHGGGMLRAVCSTPLSSSLLGPTGTSALPRLSRSPFTSTLPSSSASISTTQVFSLAGSTFSLPASHIFGTPMGTVNPLLTQAESSHTEPDLEDCSFRCHGTSPQESLSSM; encoded by the exons ATGAAGGAGATGGTAGGAGGCTGCTGCGTATGTTCGGACGAGAGGGGCTGGGCCGAAAACCCGCTGGTCTACTGCGATGGGCACGCGTGCAGCGTGGCCGTCCACCAAG CTTGCTATGGCATCGTCCAGGTGCCAACAGGACCCTGGTTCTGCAGGAAATGTGAATCTCAGGAGCGCGCAGCCAGGGTG AGGTGTGAGCTGTGCCCACACAAAGATGGGGCATTGAAGAGGACTGACAATGGAG GCTGGGCCCATGTGGTGTGCGCCCTGTACATCCCGGAGGTGCAGTTCGCCAACGTGCTCACCATGGAGCCCATTGTTCTGCAGTACGTGCCTCACGATCGCTTCAACAAG ACCTGTTACATCTGTGAGGAACAGGGCCGGGAAAGCAAGGCCGCGTCAGGAGCCTGCATGACCTGTAACCGTCATGGATGCCGACAAGCTTTCCATGTCACCTG TGCCCAGATGGCAGGCCTGCTGTgtgaggaggaagtgctggaggTGGACAACGTCAAGTACTGCGGCTACTGCAAATACCACTTCAGCAAGATG AAGACATCCCGGCACTCCAgcgggggaggagggggagcaggaggaggcGGCAGCGGAGGCAGCGGCAGCGGCACCAGCGGTGGTGGAGGTGGCACAGGGGGAGGCGGCAGCAGCAATAGCTTCCTTAGCGGCAGGAGAAGCCGGTCAGCCTCACCGTCCACCCAGCAAGAGAAGCACCCTACCCACCATGAGAAGGGCCAGAAGAAG AGTCGAAAGGACAAAGAACGCCTTAAACAGAAGCACAAGAAGCGGCCTGAGTCTCCCCCCAGCATCCTCGCCCCGCCTGTGGTTCCCACTGCTGATAAG GTCTCAGCTACGACTTCCTCCCACCATgaggccagcactcaggagacctCTGAGAGCAGCAGGGACTCAAAGGGGAGAAAGTCTTCCAGCCATAGCCTGAGTCATAAGGGCAAGAAACTGGGCAGTGGGAAAGGTGTGAGCAGTTTtacctccgcctcctcctcctcctcctcttcctcctcttcttcctcctctggggGCCCCTTTCAGCCTGCAG GTTCATCTCTGCAGAGCTCTCCTGACTTTGCAGCCTTCCCCAAGCTGGAGCAGCCAGAGGACGACAAGTACTCCAAGCCTCCAGCTCCCACTCCGCCAGCCCCTCCGTCGCCCACCATCCCTGAGCCCCCGAAGGCTGACCTCTTCGAACAGAAAGTGGTCTTCTCTGGCTTTGGGCCCATCATGcgcttcaccaccaccacctccagctCCAGCCGGGCCCGAGCCCCCTCCCCTGGAGACTATAAGTCTCCCCATGTTTCAGGGTCCGGGACCTCAGCAGGCTCCCATAAACGGATGCCTGCACTGAGTGCCACGCTTGGACCTGCTGAGGAGGCCCCCGAGACGACTCTgaaggagaagaaacacaaagCCAGCAAGAGGAGCCGACATGGGCCAGGCCGACCCAAGGGTAGCCGAGGCAAGGAGGGCGCTACAGGCCCGACCGCCTCCCTCCCTGCCGCTCAGTTGGCTGGCTTTACTGCCACTGCGGCCTCACCCTTCTCTGGGGGTTCTCTGGTCAGCTCCGGCCTGGGTGGCCTGGCTCCCCGTACCTTTGGGCCTTCAGGAAGCTTGCCCAGTTTGAGCCTGGAGTCCCCCCTGCTGGGGGCAG GCATCTATACCAGTAATAAGGACCCCATCTCTCATGGTGGAGGGATGCTGCGGGCTGTGTGCAGCACCCCACTCTCTTCCAGCCTGTTGGGGCCCACAGGGACCTCAGCCTTGCCCCGCCTCAGCCGGTCCCCGTTCACCAGCACCCTCCCATCCTCCTCTGCTTCCATCTCCACCACTCAG GTGTTTTCTCTGGCTGGCTCAACCTTCAGCCTCCCTGCATCCCACATCTTTGGAACCCCTATGGGCACTGTTAACCCCCTCCTCACCCAAGCGGAGAGCAGCCACACAG